A stretch of Podospora bellae-mahoneyi strain CBS 112042 chromosome 5, whole genome shotgun sequence DNA encodes these proteins:
- a CDS encoding hypothetical protein (MEROPS:MER0021865; COG:T; EggNog:ENOG503NXWM): MASTPNMDSDRPLSVRELTDLGLQYDFLPQLPLNRWYRAAEVVYREATHYLRDGNTPQAFMMFQRYCDLVMYKLRTHPDINLPESRPQYKTLSKRIPAIIELMESMRVEIDEYYSRWEARMRAQRRSQPPAKSTIRLVDPALSWNHASPGSILDARSNKDLAIEMANKERLRRRNATKMAPSRSSRIISEDELQRRNMEAVRNQLDRSYRTSDTNDRSQSTNYSYPSIKQSAPLSYESAPRRPSPPPARPMPPRPPKQLPEPSRPPSVSPPPRPRKELETEAFVTTRSQSPVRPPKEALEPAPEPKRRYTFKPEKYLENGDPIRSIFLPESLRRRFLAIAEPNTRRGLEMCGLLCGANINNALFITHLVIPDQDCTENTCDTRNEADIWEFCDKEELIQIGWIHTHPTQTCFLSSRDMHTQASYQAMLSESIAIVCAPRYEPSWGVFRLTNPPGLPEMLKCRKTDPFHPHDVPGDQLYVNALQPAGHVIEADLNVDVCDLRGKT; encoded by the exons ATGGCTTCAACGCCAAACATGGACAGCGACCGGCCGTTATCGGTTAGGGAGCTCACAGACCTGGGTTTGCAATATGACTTCCtgccccagctccccctcaaccGGTGGTACCGGGCGGCTGAAGTTGTCTACCGGGAG GCCACCCACTACCTCCGCGATGGGAATACTCCCCAGGCCTTCATGATGTTCCAACGATACTGCGATCTCGTCATGTATAAGCTCAGAACACATCCCGACATCAACCTTCCCGAATCCCGGCCGCAATACAAGACCCTGTCCAAACGTATCCCTGCCATCATAGAGCTGATGGAATCGATGCGGGTTGAGATTGATGAATACTACAGCCGATGGGAGGCACGAATGAGGGCTCAACGTCGGTCACAACCTCCGGCAAAGAGCACAATCAGACTGGTGGATCCAGCCCTGTCTTGGAACCACGCTTCGCCGGGGAGCATATTAGATGCCAGGTCCAATAAGGATCTCGCCATCGAAATGGCCAACAAGGAAAGACTCCGGAGGAGAAATGCGACTAAGATGGCGCCCTCTCGGTCGTCTCGCATAATTTCAGAAGATGAGCTGCAGCGCAGGAATATGGAGGCAGTTCGAAATCAGTTGGACCGATCGTATAGGACATCAGACACCAATGACCGCTCACAGTCGACCAACTATTCTTACCCTTCGATCAAGCAGTCGGCTCCTCTTTCGTACGAATCCGCTCCTCGACGCCCGAGTCCCCCCCCTGCTCGGCCCATGCCACCACGACCTCCCAAGCAACTGCCCGAGCCATCCCGTCCTCCCTCCgtttcaccccctccacggCCCAGGAAGGAACTGGAAACTGAAGCATTTGTCACAACGAGGTCACAATCTCCTGTTAGACCGCCTAAAGAAGCCCTCGAGCCCGCACCTGAGCCCAAGAGAAGGTACACATTTAAACCTGAGAAGTATTTAGAGAACGGTGACCCGATCCGTTCAATCTTTTTGCCGGAGTCGCTTCGGAGACGGTTCCTCGCTATTGCCGAGCCAAATACCAGAAGAGGGCTCGAAATGTGCGGCCTCCTCTGCggcgccaacatcaacaatgCCCTTTTTATCACACACCTTGTGATACCCGATCAGGATTGTACTGAGAACACTTGTGATACCAGAAACGAAGCCGACATTTGGGAGTTTTGtgacaaggaggagttgatACAGATTGGTTGGATCCACACGCACCCGACGCAAACATGCTTCCTCAGCTCTCGCGACATGCATACGCAGGCTAGTTACCAAGCTATGTTGTCTGAGAGTATTGCCATCGTTTGCGCCCCACGATACGAACCTTCATGGGGAGTCTTTCGGTTGACCAACCCACCGGGCCTACCGGAGATGCTGAAGTGCCGAAAGACGGATCCATTTCATCCGCACGATGTCCCGGGCGATCAACTTTACGTGAACGCCCTTCAGCCTGCCGGGCATGTCATCGAAGCGGACCTCAATGTCGACGTTTGCGATCTTCGGGGAAAGACATAG